The Vampirovibrio chlorellavorus genome has a segment encoding these proteins:
- a CDS encoding response regulator transcription factor, with protein MIDNLKRESEGKHRLVIVEDYKLVRIGLRMVLNADPDLQVVGEGDSGEQALALLKTMTPDLILLDLGLPDMDGFQLIQEIRRFNRTSKILILSSQEAEEPVLKALAIGVNAYCLKDILSQRLVEVVKMVCGGAIWLDPRVASRALQRFSQEANQHALGSAATLSEPEREILRLIVEGVSHVHIAQALDLNPSNLKRYLGSILQKLSAFEGIHATPCARNYATLC; from the coding sequence ATGATTGACAATTTAAAGCGGGAAAGCGAAGGAAAACATCGATTGGTAATAGTGGAAGATTATAAACTGGTTCGCATTGGTCTGAGGATGGTGTTGAATGCCGATCCGGACTTGCAGGTGGTTGGGGAAGGCGACAGCGGGGAGCAGGCTTTGGCCTTGCTGAAAACCATGACGCCCGACCTGATTTTACTGGATTTGGGCTTGCCCGATATGGACGGTTTTCAGCTGATTCAGGAAATCCGGCGGTTTAACCGGACTTCCAAAATCCTGATACTCAGTTCCCAAGAGGCGGAAGAGCCGGTCTTGAAGGCTTTGGCCATCGGGGTGAACGCCTATTGCCTGAAAGACATTCTTTCCCAGCGGCTGGTGGAAGTGGTGAAAATGGTCTGCGGCGGGGCCATCTGGCTAGACCCCCGGGTAGCCTCCAGAGCGTTGCAGCGCTTTTCTCAGGAGGCCAACCAGCATGCCCTGGGTTCCGCGGCCACCCTCAGCGAACCGGAACGGGAAATCCTGCGCCTGATCGTGGAAGGGGTCAGTCATGTGCATATCGCCCAGGCGCTGGATTTAAACCCTTCAAACCTGAAGCGTTATTTGGGTAGTATTTTACAAAAGTTATCCGCCTTTGAGGGCATACACGCCACCCCGTGCGCCCGCAATTACGCCACCCTGTGCTAA
- a CDS encoding S1 family peptidase — protein sequence MTLWFLNQRHYHRSNMACPVRPKAEFTGWVRQHPYLGNSLLSVALTLCLLDASGSRSVARPHHLPHKAGPPMVNMNCANPASKDITSLAALSEPVALVQSGTAVGSGVLISHTGTLITAAHIVEANGPVTIYLSGREALPARLLMLYPQADVAVLQLPKGDYPCLPLASSLPNRHESVWVLGLHAHPAIQGLIYENRIEEVLWQPNQWVLLRLSLNLPAGHSGGPILNVRGEVIGIVSARLKQATRATPGDRFSTLGSSLLFLQPTGSGKH from the coding sequence ATGACATTGTGGTTTCTCAACCAGCGTCATTACCATCGAAGCAATATGGCGTGCCCGGTCAGGCCCAAAGCGGAGTTCACCGGGTGGGTCAGACAGCATCCCTACTTGGGCAATAGCCTGCTTTCGGTAGCCTTAACCCTGTGTCTGCTGGACGCATCCGGCAGCCGGTCGGTGGCCCGCCCGCATCATCTTCCACACAAGGCAGGCCCCCCGATGGTCAATATGAACTGCGCCAATCCCGCCTCAAAAGATATCACCAGTCTGGCCGCCCTGAGCGAACCCGTGGCCCTGGTTCAGAGCGGAACAGCAGTGGGCAGCGGCGTCCTCATCAGCCACACCGGAACCCTGATCACCGCCGCCCATATTGTCGAAGCCAATGGCCCTGTCACCATCTACCTCTCCGGTCGAGAAGCCTTACCGGCCCGCTTGCTGATGCTGTATCCGCAAGCCGATGTGGCTGTCCTGCAATTGCCCAAGGGAGATTACCCCTGCCTGCCTCTGGCCTCCAGTTTGCCAAACCGACACGAATCCGTGTGGGTGCTGGGCCTGCACGCGCATCCGGCCATTCAGGGCCTGATTTATGAAAATCGCATTGAGGAGGTACTATGGCAGCCCAACCAGTGGGTGCTGCTGCGCTTGTCCCTGAACTTGCCAGCGGGGCACAGTGGCGGGCCCATCCTCAACGTCCGGGGGGAAGTGATTGGGATTGTCAGCGCTCGCCTGAAACAAGCCACACGGGCCACCCCCGGGGATCGTTTTTCCACGTTGGGCAGCAGCCTGCTGTTCCTGCAACCAACTGGCAGCGGGAAGCACTGA
- a CDS encoding universal stress protein, producing the protein MKILLPIDGSDCSTRTLYWAAQTFSKTNTQYYLLYVVPVNYNEVSLVEYEIPGVQEALKTARELLTSLGCQVEKAIFLEGDPISLICDYAEDIEADQVLLGSHGRTGFTKLLLGSVSIAVMEKCQRPVTIHRNFEPVPAKLPQMLKSGTIL; encoded by the coding sequence ATGAAAATTTTGTTACCCATCGATGGTTCCGACTGTTCCACCCGCACCCTGTATTGGGCCGCCCAAACCTTCAGCAAAACCAATACGCAGTATTACCTGCTGTACGTGGTACCGGTCAACTACAACGAAGTGAGTCTGGTGGAGTATGAAATCCCCGGGGTGCAGGAAGCCCTGAAGACCGCCCGGGAGCTATTAACGTCTCTGGGTTGCCAGGTGGAAAAGGCCATTTTTCTGGAAGGCGATCCCATCAGCCTGATTTGCGACTACGCCGAGGACATCGAGGCTGATCAGGTGTTGCTGGGCTCACACGGACGCACGGGCTTTACCAAGTTACTGCTGGGCAGCGTCAGCATTGCGGTGATGGAAAAATGCCAGCGCCCGGTGACCATCCATCGCAATTTTGAGCCCGTACCCGCCAAGCTGCCACAAATGCTGAAATCGGGTACCATTCTATAA
- a CDS encoding HU family DNA-binding protein, protein MNKEELVQEVAKKTKVSQKQVDETLASIVETIVKTVAKGKKVTLIGFGTFEPRKRAARTGRNPQTGKELKIPAKTVPAFSAGKKFKELVAKK, encoded by the coding sequence ATGAATAAAGAAGAATTAGTACAAGAAGTCGCAAAAAAGACCAAAGTGTCTCAGAAGCAAGTGGATGAGACCTTGGCTTCCATCGTAGAAACCATTGTCAAAACCGTTGCCAAAGGCAAAAAAGTAACCCTGATTGGCTTCGGCACCTTCGAGCCCCGCAAGCGCGCTGCTCGTACCGGCCGTAACCCTCAAACCGGCAAAGAGCTGAAAATCCCGGCGAAAACCGTTCCCGCTTTCTCTGCTGGTAAAAAGTTCAAAGAACTCGTTGCCAAGAAATAA
- a CDS encoding dienelactone hydrolase family protein, whose product MTQPVSSQQQVVRTEWVTIPVEGQGMQAYLARPQGEGPWPAVVVLMEIFGINSHIRQVTERIAAEGYVALAINYYHRTTENFELEYTEAGMTVGRQHKDQTTRQGILEDLRASAAYLGQQPFVRNPERMASIGFCYGGHVACIAATLPPFVASIAFYPGGVAYSAPGGGKPTIEYAPDMHGQILCLFGKEDPLIPVAETHRVEAVLQQAQCHYEVIRYDEAGHGFFCDQRADYRPEIAEDAWRRVKALLSQTLKH is encoded by the coding sequence ATGACTCAACCTGTATCCAGCCAGCAACAGGTAGTGCGCACGGAATGGGTCACCATCCCGGTGGAAGGGCAGGGCATGCAGGCCTATTTGGCCCGCCCTCAGGGAGAAGGCCCCTGGCCCGCCGTAGTGGTGTTGATGGAGATTTTTGGCATCAACAGTCACATCCGGCAAGTGACTGAGCGCATTGCCGCTGAGGGCTATGTGGCTCTGGCCATTAATTACTATCATCGCACCACCGAGAATTTTGAGCTGGAATATACCGAAGCGGGCATGACCGTGGGCCGCCAGCACAAGGATCAAACCACCCGGCAAGGCATTCTGGAAGATCTGCGAGCCAGTGCGGCTTATCTGGGCCAGCAGCCTTTTGTGCGAAATCCGGAGCGGATGGCCAGCATCGGGTTTTGCTATGGGGGACACGTGGCTTGTATTGCCGCCACCCTGCCCCCGTTTGTCGCCAGTATTGCTTTTTACCCGGGTGGGGTCGCGTATAGCGCCCCCGGGGGTGGAAAACCCACCATTGAATACGCCCCGGACATGCACGGCCAGATTCTGTGCCTGTTTGGCAAAGAGGATCCCCTGATTCCGGTGGCCGAGACGCACCGGGTGGAAGCAGTTCTGCAACAGGCCCAGTGCCACTATGAAGTGATTCGTTACGATGAGGCCGGTCACGGGTTCTTCTGCGATCAGCGGGCTGATTACCGCCCAGAAATTGCCGAGGATGCCTGGCGTCGGGTCAAGGCCTTGTTATCTCAGACCCTGAAGCACTAG
- a CDS encoding 2-hydroxyacid dehydrogenase, translating into MKMAVFSAKVYDREFLTEANQSAGHALTFFEPHLDSATEQLAAGYEAVCVFTNDTLNREVLQALAGHGVRVVALRCAGYNNVDLEAAQELGLTVVRVPAYSPYAVAEHAVGMILTLNRKFHKAYNRVREGNFKLDCLLGFDLHGKTVGIVGTGKIGTVAANILKGFGCRVLAYDPAPNILFEEHGIQCVSLPEVFRQSDIISLHCPLTPETYHLINDETLSQMKDGVMIINTSRGGIIDTQAIIRGLKAGKVGYLGLDVYEEEADIFFEDLSDKCMEDDVFARLMTFPNVLITGHQAFFTQEAMANIAQTTLSNISQVERGEACPNQVLPVPGELKVPAARS; encoded by the coding sequence ATGAAAATGGCCGTTTTCAGCGCCAAGGTTTACGATCGGGAATTTTTAACCGAGGCCAACCAGTCCGCAGGCCATGCGCTGACTTTTTTCGAGCCGCATCTGGACAGTGCCACCGAGCAACTGGCCGCAGGCTATGAGGCCGTGTGCGTGTTCACCAATGACACCCTGAACCGTGAGGTGCTGCAGGCCCTGGCCGGGCATGGCGTGCGAGTGGTGGCCCTGCGCTGCGCCGGGTATAACAACGTCGATCTGGAAGCGGCCCAGGAGTTGGGACTGACCGTGGTGCGGGTTCCGGCCTACTCTCCCTATGCCGTGGCCGAACACGCCGTGGGCATGATCCTGACCCTGAACCGTAAATTCCACAAAGCCTACAACCGGGTGCGGGAAGGCAACTTCAAGCTGGATTGCCTGCTGGGCTTTGATCTGCACGGCAAGACTGTGGGCATTGTGGGCACCGGAAAAATCGGTACGGTGGCCGCCAACATCCTGAAAGGCTTCGGCTGCCGGGTGCTGGCCTACGATCCGGCCCCCAACATCCTGTTTGAAGAACACGGTATTCAGTGTGTCAGCCTGCCAGAAGTGTTCCGGCAATCCGATATCATCAGCCTGCACTGCCCCCTCACGCCAGAGACCTATCACCTGATCAACGATGAAACCTTGTCCCAGATGAAAGACGGGGTCATGATCATCAACACCAGTCGGGGCGGCATCATCGATACCCAGGCCATCATCCGGGGATTGAAAGCCGGTAAGGTGGGCTACCTGGGGCTGGATGTGTACGAGGAAGAGGCCGATATCTTCTTCGAGGATCTTTCGGACAAGTGCATGGAAGACGATGTGTTCGCCCGGCTGATGACCTTCCCCAACGTGCTGATTACCGGGCATCAGGCCTTTTTCACCCAGGAGGCCATGGCCAACATCGCCCAGACCACCCTCAGCAACATCAGCCAGGTGGAACGGGGAGAGGCCTGCCCCAATCAGGTGCTACCCGTACCCGGGGAACTGAAGGTGCCTGCGGCCCGTTCCTAA
- a CDS encoding GerMN domain-containing protein, protein MPLFYLPPIKNQQYLPLRPEWLILLLGLLVLLATTWMVQQFAPHHRPLILQDWAVAKAETVKAEPVMAEPIIKDPPDDLGVAARPALRVQLALTTPVQAPRLTATATTSSLEAAITHLLQGQLGQGLKTTAGSEIPKGTRLLGLWTQGNTVTVNLSKTFNTGGGATSMIGRVTELQKVVQSVNPGYRLKIAIEGKPVPYVGGEGLELE, encoded by the coding sequence ATGCCTCTCTTTTACCTTCCCCCCATTAAAAATCAGCAGTACCTCCCCCTGCGACCAGAGTGGCTGATTTTGCTACTGGGCTTGCTGGTTCTGCTGGCCACCACCTGGATGGTCCAGCAGTTCGCCCCTCATCATCGGCCATTGATCCTTCAGGATTGGGCCGTGGCCAAAGCGGAAACGGTCAAAGCAGAGCCGGTCATGGCAGAACCTATCATCAAAGATCCGCCCGATGATCTGGGGGTAGCCGCTCGCCCCGCGTTACGGGTTCAGCTGGCCCTGACCACTCCGGTACAGGCCCCCCGACTGACGGCCACCGCCACCACCAGCTCATTGGAGGCGGCCATTACCCACTTGCTGCAAGGTCAATTGGGACAGGGCCTTAAAACCACAGCCGGAAGCGAGATTCCCAAGGGCACCCGCTTGCTGGGCCTGTGGACGCAAGGGAACACGGTGACCGTCAATTTATCGAAAACCTTTAACACCGGCGGCGGAGCCACCAGCATGATTGGCCGGGTGACGGAACTCCAGAAGGTCGTGCAAAGCGTCAACCCCGGTTATCGGCTGAAAATCGCCATTGAGGGCAAACCCGTCCCCTATGTGGGTGGCGAGGGCCTGGAGCTGGAATAG
- a CDS encoding response regulator, whose product MNPPSLTRPAQVLIVEDHELARFGLSMALAEKEGLEIVGEAENGQQGVDLALDKKPDLILMDIGMPVMDGITATLKIKEALPEIKVLMLTSIQNHEEVLASMAAGADAYCMKDIKMDRLYQVIQMVLDGAIWLDPAIARMVMQTLPVGMAVAMEPSAEAGLEAGDGKKAQGRVRYNAELTERELEVLKCIVDGKSNKEIALSLQVSAHTAKAHVASIIQKLSVDDRTQVAVKALREGLV is encoded by the coding sequence ATGAATCCCCCATCCCTGACCCGCCCTGCCCAGGTTTTAATTGTGGAAGATCACGAGCTGGCCCGCTTTGGCCTGAGCATGGCTCTGGCTGAAAAAGAGGGGCTGGAAATTGTGGGCGAAGCGGAAAACGGACAACAGGGCGTGGATCTGGCTTTGGATAAAAAGCCCGATTTAATTTTGATGGACATTGGCATGCCGGTAATGGACGGCATTACGGCCACCCTCAAAATCAAGGAAGCCTTGCCGGAAATTAAAGTGCTGATGCTGACCTCCATTCAGAATCACGAGGAAGTGCTGGCCTCCATGGCCGCCGGGGCCGATGCCTACTGCATGAAAGACATCAAGATGGATCGGCTGTATCAGGTCATTCAAATGGTGCTGGATGGCGCTATCTGGCTGGACCCGGCCATTGCCCGCATGGTCATGCAAACCCTGCCGGTGGGCATGGCCGTGGCGATGGAGCCGTCAGCCGAAGCCGGTCTGGAGGCGGGGGATGGTAAGAAGGCTCAGGGGCGGGTGCGTTACAACGCGGAACTGACCGAGCGGGAGCTGGAAGTGCTGAAGTGTATTGTGGACGGCAAAAGCAACAAGGAAATCGCCCTGAGTTTGCAGGTGTCCGCCCATACGGCCAAGGCCCACGTGGCCAGCATTATTCAAAAATTATCGGTGGATGATCGCACTCAGGTGGCGGTCAAAGCCCTGCGGGAAGGGCTGGTTTAA
- a CDS encoding cob(I)yrinic acid a,c-diamide adenosyltransferase: protein MSADEQASASEPPKPPPPGNLSAVEDLVNPTFAQRGYIQVYTGDGKGKTTASLGLTFRALGRGWHVLLVLFTKGGDDYGELYAARQLSPQISKQLTIVQAGLDRIVFTHNMKPEDAVEVSNGWEIVKRAAFSGKYQMIVMDEANIAIDLGLIPLEEMKDLLRNKPPELELVLTGRRAHPDIIELAHLVSEIRPIKHYWDIGVKARKGIEY from the coding sequence ATGAGCGCAGATGAGCAAGCATCGGCTTCTGAGCCACCCAAACCGCCTCCCCCGGGCAATCTTTCGGCTGTTGAGGATTTGGTGAACCCCACCTTTGCCCAACGGGGGTACATTCAGGTCTACACCGGGGATGGCAAGGGGAAAACCACGGCCAGTCTGGGGTTAACATTTCGGGCATTGGGCCGGGGCTGGCATGTGCTGCTGGTGTTGTTCACCAAAGGAGGCGATGACTACGGCGAACTGTACGCCGCTCGTCAGCTCAGCCCGCAAATTTCCAAGCAGCTGACCATTGTGCAGGCCGGGCTGGATCGCATTGTTTTTACCCACAACATGAAACCGGAAGACGCCGTCGAAGTCTCCAACGGCTGGGAAATCGTCAAACGGGCCGCTTTCTCCGGCAAGTATCAGATGATTGTGATGGATGAGGCCAACATCGCCATTGATTTAGGCTTGATTCCGCTGGAGGAAATGAAAGACCTGCTGCGCAATAAACCGCCGGAACTGGAGCTGGTTCTGACCGGTCGGCGGGCCCACCCGGATATTATCGAACTGGCCCATCTGGTTTCAGAAATCCGCCCCATCAAACACTACTGGGACATTGGGGTAAAGGCCCGCAAGGGCATTGAGTATTAA
- a CDS encoding PAS domain-containing sensor histidine kinase: MKQPRSSSRQSSPVPAAAADRSEGAGLVEPLPDSPLPDSPQSLLKQLGDFKFALDEAAIVAITDAQGRITYVNDTFCKISRYPREQLLGQTHRIINSGYHPRSFFREMWQTISKGNVWKGEVKNRAQDGTYYWVDTTIVPFMDEANGKPVQFIAIRKDITYLKRIEGELRLLNEELEKRVALRTGELEATIAQLQESERLRETFVSALTHDLRTPLVAERRALELMDAQRDKLPEKLAPLTQHLIRNNEDLLALVNKLLETYQYESGRVRLLLESIALAELVQGSVDKLQPLAHSKGITLSVDIPPMLPSVPGDPHQLQRVLVNLIGNALENVQAGGWVRVAAALDDETALRLDVVDNGPGIPPEVLPHLFDRYFLVQQTRKKIGSGLGLSICKMIVELHGGRITVDSTVGEGSRFCIVLPLKPIPIPNS, encoded by the coding sequence ATGAAGCAACCCCGGTCCTCTTCCAGACAATCTTCACCGGTTCCCGCCGCTGCCGCCGATCGGTCGGAGGGGGCTGGACTGGTTGAGCCCTTGCCGGATTCTCCCTTGCCGGACTCTCCCCAGTCCCTGCTCAAGCAGTTGGGTGATTTCAAATTCGCGCTGGATGAGGCGGCCATTGTGGCCATTACCGATGCCCAGGGGCGTATTACTTACGTCAACGACACCTTTTGCAAAATTTCCCGGTACCCACGGGAGCAATTGCTGGGTCAGACCCATCGCATCATCAATTCGGGGTACCATCCCCGCTCGTTTTTTCGGGAGATGTGGCAGACCATCAGCAAGGGGAACGTGTGGAAGGGAGAGGTCAAGAACCGGGCCCAGGATGGCACGTATTACTGGGTGGATACCACCATTGTGCCGTTCATGGATGAGGCCAACGGCAAGCCGGTTCAGTTCATTGCCATCCGCAAGGACATTACTTACCTCAAGCGCATTGAAGGCGAATTGCGCCTGTTGAACGAGGAACTGGAAAAACGGGTAGCCCTGCGCACCGGGGAGCTGGAAGCGACCATTGCCCAGCTTCAGGAAAGTGAGCGGTTGCGGGAAACCTTTGTGTCCGCCCTGACCCATGACCTGCGGACGCCCTTGGTGGCCGAGCGCCGGGCCCTGGAACTGATGGACGCCCAACGGGACAAATTGCCGGAGAAGCTGGCCCCCCTCACCCAGCACCTGATCCGCAACAACGAGGATTTGCTGGCCCTGGTCAACAAGTTGCTGGAAACCTATCAGTACGAATCCGGGCGAGTGCGCTTGCTGCTGGAGTCGATTGCGCTGGCCGAACTGGTTCAGGGCAGTGTGGACAAGCTCCAGCCGCTGGCTCACAGCAAGGGCATTACGCTCTCGGTTGATATCCCCCCGATGCTTCCGTCCGTGCCGGGCGATCCGCATCAGTTGCAACGGGTGTTGGTGAACTTAATTGGCAACGCCCTGGAAAACGTGCAGGCTGGCGGCTGGGTTCGGGTTGCCGCCGCTTTGGATGACGAGACGGCCCTGCGGCTGGATGTGGTCGACAATGGCCCGGGTATTCCGCCGGAGGTCTTGCCGCATTTGTTTGACCGGTATTTTCTGGTGCAGCAGACCCGAAAAAAAATTGGTTCCGGTTTGGGGCTGTCTATCTGTAAAATGATTGTGGAACTGCATGGGGGCCGCATTACTGTTGACAGCACGGTGGGTGAAGGCTCTCGATTTTGTATCGTCTTGCCCCTGAAACCCATACCCATCCCTAATTCTTAA
- a CDS encoding tetratricopeptide repeat protein — protein MRIQSSRAWAIACGVSLLTLTALVTPNLGAEAASRVYKAGTSYSYNNPQNADAYLQTGAYQAAEARYTKLLQANPKNIAARAALSNAQAELFKLGAAEKNANMVLAKSPNNATARTALGIVYRNQTASLDMTYRGQRDELLAKSASELQKAVAANPRSPEAHNQLGVTYRFMGRNAEAQSEFQKALELDPRFAEAILNEGIMRLSSGDVNGAKQQFQRAIKLNSKNYMAHYRLGEAYLQSGDTHQALKSLNTALSLNQGNASVMSKMADAYQAQGNTSAAIANYRKAIQANPAFMPAYVAISDIFDSRGDGELAMSELRSAINVNPNFSAGRNRLGRLALTVDKPDQALQYYKESLKQNPQDADAINGISQALTVIAQKQANWSQTMGADSDLLNAEQSIQEALRMNPGDLRLHLANLRISQLAGKPAMTEAELNTLVSRSPRNDAEAMAQGEAYLSLGRYQEADQVFNGLMQRASGNSDQLLIIGDTLKVNGDLPRAKDAYRAALAAEPGNLKAQRGIDRIEKAEAESQKALRTAKALNTWRRTGKESSIDFYEDTLSQNPRQPEARLELAKLYEKTKEYNLAARSYQFYLGLSPDLPVKEREGYLKKIAKLQEKAQEMALKQSGSPQPQGGASMPYSAPATNTQAAPLQLNTPAKTAQY, from the coding sequence ATGAGGATTCAATCAAGCCGAGCGTGGGCAATAGCCTGTGGCGTAAGTCTGTTAACCCTGACCGCCTTGGTCACCCCGAACCTGGGGGCAGAAGCAGCCTCTCGGGTTTACAAGGCAGGAACCTCCTATTCCTACAATAATCCGCAAAATGCGGATGCCTACCTGCAAACCGGAGCCTACCAGGCTGCGGAGGCCCGTTACACCAAACTGTTACAGGCCAACCCTAAAAACATCGCCGCCCGGGCGGCCTTGTCCAATGCCCAGGCGGAACTCTTCAAACTGGGTGCCGCCGAGAAAAACGCCAACATGGTGCTGGCCAAATCGCCCAATAACGCCACCGCCCGCACCGCATTGGGGATTGTGTACCGCAACCAGACCGCTTCGCTGGATATGACCTACCGGGGTCAACGGGATGAGCTACTGGCCAAATCCGCCAGTGAATTGCAAAAGGCCGTGGCAGCCAATCCCCGCTCCCCGGAAGCACACAACCAGCTGGGGGTAACCTATCGCTTTATGGGACGCAACGCCGAGGCCCAAAGCGAGTTTCAGAAAGCACTGGAACTGGACCCCCGCTTTGCGGAAGCCATCCTGAACGAAGGCATCATGCGCCTGAGTTCCGGCGATGTGAACGGGGCCAAACAACAGTTCCAACGGGCCATTAAACTAAACAGTAAAAACTACATGGCCCACTACCGGCTGGGTGAAGCCTATTTGCAAAGCGGAGACACGCACCAAGCCTTAAAATCCCTGAACACGGCCCTGTCCCTGAATCAGGGCAACGCCTCAGTCATGTCCAAAATGGCCGACGCCTATCAGGCCCAGGGCAATACCTCGGCGGCCATTGCCAACTACCGCAAGGCCATTCAGGCCAACCCCGCCTTTATGCCAGCGTATGTGGCCATTTCCGATATTTTTGACAGCCGGGGCGATGGCGAATTGGCCATGTCCGAGTTGCGCAGCGCCATCAACGTCAATCCCAACTTCTCGGCAGGTCGCAACCGGCTGGGGCGCCTGGCCCTGACTGTGGACAAGCCGGATCAGGCCCTGCAATACTACAAGGAATCCCTGAAGCAGAACCCGCAGGACGCCGATGCCATTAACGGCATTTCCCAAGCCCTGACGGTCATTGCCCAAAAACAGGCCAACTGGAGCCAGACCATGGGCGCCGACAGCGATTTGCTGAACGCCGAGCAGTCCATTCAGGAAGCCCTGCGCATGAATCCGGGCGACCTGCGCCTGCACCTGGCCAACCTGCGCATTAGTCAACTGGCTGGCAAACCGGCCATGACCGAAGCCGAGCTGAACACGCTGGTCAGCCGGTCCCCCCGAAACGACGCGGAAGCCATGGCCCAGGGAGAAGCCTACCTGTCGCTGGGACGTTATCAGGAAGCCGATCAGGTCTTTAACGGGCTGATGCAGCGGGCGTCGGGCAATTCAGACCAATTGCTGATCATCGGCGACACCCTGAAGGTGAACGGGGATCTGCCCCGGGCCAAGGACGCCTACCGGGCCGCCCTGGCTGCCGAACCGGGTAACCTGAAAGCCCAGCGGGGTATCGATCGGATTGAGAAAGCCGAGGCGGAGTCCCAGAAAGCCCTGCGTACAGCCAAAGCCCTCAACACCTGGCGGCGCACCGGCAAGGAAAGCTCCATCGATTTTTACGAGGACACCTTGTCCCAAAACCCCCGTCAGCCGGAAGCCCGTCTGGAGCTGGCCAAGTTGTATGAAAAAACCAAGGAATACAATCTGGCCGCCCGCTCTTACCAGTTCTATCTGGGCTTATCCCCGGACTTGCCGGTGAAAGAGCGCGAAGGGTACCTGAAAAAAATCGCCAAACTGCAAGAAAAGGCTCAGGAAATGGCCCTGAAGCAAAGCGGTTCTCCGCAGCCGCAAGGCGGGGCCAGCATGCCTTACAGCGCACCGGCCACCAACACTCAGGCCGCGCCCTTGCAACTGAACACCCCGGCCAAAACGGCGCAATACTAA
- a CDS encoding CBS domain-containing protein translates to MTPSAKSIMNSQVITARPDMTCDEVQQLLTINKISGAPVVDREGRLVGVISVSDILASGLNMGVSTSVEQALLDRLLAEEGFHLEGIAEGFVSDFMTRDVVRAFPDTSAHRLAELMLHHRVHRVIIVEAHTNQVKGIVTSFDLLKVLKEAPRSCGGHAPNQCKSLVSA, encoded by the coding sequence ATGACGCCCAGCGCCAAATCCATCATGAACTCGCAGGTTATCACCGCCCGTCCGGATATGACGTGTGATGAGGTGCAGCAGTTGCTGACCATCAATAAAATCAGCGGGGCCCCGGTGGTGGATCGGGAAGGTCGGCTGGTTGGGGTGATTAGCGTCAGTGATATTCTGGCCAGCGGTTTGAATATGGGCGTGTCCACTTCCGTGGAACAGGCCTTGCTGGATCGCCTGTTGGCGGAGGAGGGCTTTCATCTGGAAGGCATTGCCGAAGGCTTTGTCTCTGACTTCATGACCCGGGATGTGGTGCGGGCCTTCCCGGACACCAGCGCGCATCGTCTGGCGGAGTTAATGCTGCATCATCGGGTGCATCGGGTTATCATTGTGGAAGCGCATACCAATCAGGTCAAAGGCATTGTGACCTCTTTCGACTTGCTCAAAGTGCTGAAAGAAGCGCCCAGATCCTGTGGCGGTCATGCGCCCAATCAGTGTAAAAGCCTGGTATCCGCATGA